One window from the genome of Podospora pseudocomata strain CBS 415.72m chromosome 6, whole genome shotgun sequence encodes:
- a CDS encoding hypothetical protein (COG:O; EggNog:ENOG503P4U0): MPVYLKCKVQGCDAELVNGMVVTSCMHILCNQCAITHGFGNEPPWSCPVCRKHLEEEEICNHQDWESSVQDAVQLMYGLSPTMIMEAASSAMAFWSQQLEVQMSVAPSYTYLFDSYMLTAKDQRTVEKRRNCREPVLAGKLNMMQYKGRRKLFRASVKISTEIWKKEIKNCYIFGVSTTNSKRSVENFRSSSIRCVPRKGHHNESKSPQAVFAQEIFHKQDMESEIQDCRALHFQGPTGSIGPDM, from the exons ATGCCTGTTTATTTGAAGTGCAAGGTCCAGGGCTGCGATGCCGAGTTGGTGAATGGCATGGTTGTCACCTCTTGTAT GCACATCCTCTGTAACCAATGCGCCATCACCCATGGCTTCGGAAATGAGCCACCATGGAGCTGCCCGGTGTGCAGAAAACatcttgaggaagaagaaatctGCAATCATCAGGACTGGGAATCATCGGTTCAAGATGCGGTCCAGTTGATGTATGGGCTCAGCCCAACAATGATCATGGAAGCTGCTTCAAGTGCGATGGCGTTCTGGTCACAGCAACTAGAAGTACAAATGTCAGTTGCTCCCTCATATACCTATCTTTTTGACAGCTACATGCTCACTGCAAAAGATCAAAGGACGGTCGAGAAAAGGCGGAATTGTCGAGAACCTGTGCTGGCTGGAAAGCTAAATATGATG CAATacaaagggaggaggaaactATTTCGCGCCAGTGTGAAGATCTCAACAGAGATctggaaaaaagaaataaagaACTGCTACATTTTCGGAGTGTCTACGACAAACTCAAAAAGAAGTGTCGAGAACTTCAGGAGCAGCTCTATCAGATGCGTGCCGAGGAAGGGACATCACAACGAGAGCAAGTCTCCTCAGGCCGTCTTCGCCCAAGAGATCTTCCACAAGCAGGACATGGAGTCAGAGATACAAGACTGCCGCGCGCTGCATTTTCAGGGGCCGACCGGATCAATAGGCCCAGATATGTGA